A window of Chromohalobacter canadensis genomic DNA:
GGGCGGCCGGTAACCGACCTCATCGTCGAACGTCTGCCCGTGTCGATCTCGCTGGGACTCTGGACAACGCTGCTGGTATATTCGATCTCGATACCACTAGGCATACGCAAGGCCTTGCGCCATGGCTCGCGCTTCGATGTCTGGACCTCGGGACTGATCATCGTGGGATACGCAGTCCCAGGGTTCTTGTTCGCCATTTTCCTGATCGTGGTATTCGCCGGCGGCAGCTATCTGGACTGGTTTCCACTGCGCGGACTGACCTCGCCCGACTTCGCCGACCTCTCCTGGTGGGGCAAGATCCAGGATTATTTCTGGCACATCGCGCTGCCCGTGCTGGCCTCGGCCATCGGCAGTTTCGCAACGCTCACCATGCTGACCAAGAACAGCTTCCTCGACGAAATCCATAAACAATACGTGCTCACCGCACGCGCCAAGGGCGCCAGTGAGCACCGTGTGCTCTACGGGCACGTGTTCCGCAACGCCATGCTGATCATCATCGCGGGGCTCCCCTCGGCGCTGGTCGGCATTTTCTTCACCGGGTCGCTGTTGATCGAGGTGATCTTCTCGCTCGATGGTCTTGGCCTACTCGGCTTCGAGGCGGTCATGCAGCGCGACTATCCGGTCATCTTCGGCACGCTGTATCTCTATACCTTGATCGGATTGGTGCTCAAGCTGATCTCGGATCTCACCTATGTGTGGGTCGACCCTCGCATCGACTTCGCGACGCGGGAGGCATGATGACACTTCGCAAGCGCGCGCAACCGTCTCCCATCGCCCGCCGCCGCTGGCAGATCTTTCGCGGCAACCGGCGCGCCTGGTGGTCGCTGTGGGCCTTCGTCCTGCTGCTGATCGTCAGTCTGGGCGCGGAACTGGTCGCCAACGACAAGCCCATCGTCATGCACTACCAGGGCCAGTGGTACGCCCCGGTGGTATTCGATTATCCCGAAACCGAGTTCGGCGGTTTTCTCCCCACGACAGCCGACTACCGCGACCCTGTCGTCCGGGAAAGCATCTCCTCGCAGGGTTGGATGCTATGGCCCCCCGTGCCCTTCTCCTACGATACGCTGGATCGCGAGCTGACGGGGCCTGCACCCTCGCCGCCCTCGGCACGTCACTGGTTGGGAACCGACGACCACGGCCGCGACGTCTTCGCCCGCGTGCTCTATGGCTTCCGGCTCTCGGTGGTCTTCGCCGTGGTACTGACGGTGGGCTCGATGGCGCTTGGCGTCCTGTTCGGGGGCGTGCAAGGCTATTTCGGCGGCAAGGTCGACCTGATCGGCCAGCGCATCATCGAAATCTGGTCGGGCATGCCGGTACTGTTCCTGCTTATCATCCTCGCCAGCCTGGTGCAGCCCAACCTGTGGTGGTTGCTGGGCATCATGCTGCTGTTTTCCTGGCTGGGGCTGGTCGACATCGTGCGCGCCGAATTCCTGCGCGCGCGCAATCTCGAGTACGTACGCGCGGCGCGTGCCATGGGACTGCCGTCGCGGCTGATCATGTGGCGCCATGTGCTACCCAACGCTATGGTCGCCACCCTGACGTTCATCCCGTTTCTGTTCACAGGGGCGATCACCACCCTCACCGCGCTGGATTTCCTGGGCTTCGGCCTGCCCCCGGGCTCTCCCTCGTTGGGCGAGCTGGTCGCCCAGGGCAAGAACAACCTGCAGGCGCCCTGGCTTGGTATCACGGCCTTCCTGAGTCTTGGAATTATGCTCTCGCTGCTGGTCTTCATCGGCGAAGGACTGCGTGACGCCTTCGACCCGCGCCACGTGCCCAGCACCACCACATCGACCTCCGCCGATACCGATGATCTACCCGGGAGAACCG
This region includes:
- a CDS encoding microcin C ABC transporter permease YejB, giving the protein MANYILRRLLLMIPTLLGILLLNFIIVQVAPGGPIDQMLARFEGMDSNASTRLEGGGETSSGDTRNARGIDPRLEEALEKQFGFDKPPVERFFGMLADYATFDLGDSFFRGRPVTDLIVERLPVSISLGLWTTLLVYSISIPLGIRKALRHGSRFDVWTSGLIIVGYAVPGFLFAIFLIVVFAGGSYLDWFPLRGLTSPDFADLSWWGKIQDYFWHIALPVLASAIGSFATLTMLTKNSFLDEIHKQYVLTARAKGASEHRVLYGHVFRNAMLIIIAGLPSALVGIFFTGSLLIEVIFSLDGLGLLGFEAVMQRDYPVIFGTLYLYTLIGLVLKLISDLTYVWVDPRIDFATREA
- a CDS encoding ABC transporter permease, coding for MMTLRKRAQPSPIARRRWQIFRGNRRAWWSLWAFVLLLIVSLGAELVANDKPIVMHYQGQWYAPVVFDYPETEFGGFLPTTADYRDPVVRESISSQGWMLWPPVPFSYDTLDRELTGPAPSPPSARHWLGTDDHGRDVFARVLYGFRLSVVFAVVLTVGSMALGVLFGGVQGYFGGKVDLIGQRIIEIWSGMPVLFLLIILASLVQPNLWWLLGIMLLFSWLGLVDIVRAEFLRARNLEYVRAARAMGLPSRLIMWRHVLPNAMVATLTFIPFLFTGAITTLTALDFLGFGLPPGSPSLGELVAQGKNNLQAPWLGITAFLSLGIMLSLLVFIGEGLRDAFDPRHVPSTTTSTSADTDDLPGRTAHGQ